CTTATTCCCGAAAGATAAAAGGATTTTATGAGATTAAAAACAATCTTACATAAAATTTATATGAAATCCTCATTCCCCTCTCCTTGAAAAAGGAAAGGGGGGGTGAGGCTCTATCTATTCTTTACATATTTAAAGTCTTTCCCTAAATACCGTGCTGCTTCTCCCAACTGCTCTTCAATACGCAACAATTGGTTGTATTTTGCGATTCTATCGGTACGGGAAGCCGAACCAGTCTTGATTTGGCCACAATTTAATGCAACCGCCAAATCTGCAATGGTTGTATCTTCTGTTTCCCCCGAACGGTGGCTCATTACTGAAGTATAAGAGTTGTTTTGAGCCAATTGAACCGCATCAATGGTTTCTGATAAAGAACCAATTTGGTTTACCTTTACTAGAATGGAATTAGCAATTTTTTCGTCAATTCCCTTTTGTAAACGCTTTACATTGGTCACAAACAAATCATCACCTACCAGTTGGGTTTTACTTCCAATTTTATCACTTAACAGTTTCCAGCCTTTCCAATCGTCTTCCGCCAATCCATCTTCAATCGATAAAATAGGGTATTTTTTTGTCCAATCTGCCCAATAATCAACCATTTCTGCCGGAGTGAGCTTGTTTCCGTTGGATTTTTTGAAGTGGTATACATTTTCTTTTTCAATGTAAAATTCAGATGCAGCAGCATCCATTGAAATGTAAATATCTTCCCCCGGTTTATATCCGCCATTTTCAATTGCTTTTAAAACACATTCAATAGCTTCTTCGTTGGATTTTAAATTCGGAGCAAAACCGCCTTCGTCACCCACATTGGTAGAATATCCTTTGTCTTTTAGCACCTTTTTTAGGTGGTGAAACACTTCTGTTCCCATGCGGATGGCGTCTGTAAAGCTGGTGGCACCAACCGGCATAATCATAAATTCTTGAAAGTCGATGCTGTTATCAGCATGTGAACCGCCATTGATGATGTTCATCATTGGGATGGGCAATAAATTGGCATTTACCCCGCCAATGTATCTGTATAAAGGCTGACGAGCTTCTTCAGCAGCAGCTTTCGCGCATGCCAAGGAAACACCTAAAATCGCATTCGCACCCAAACTTCCTTTGTTATCAGTGCCATCCAAGGCAATCATTTTTTTGTCGATAGCATTTTGGTCGAAAATATACATGCCGTTTAATTCCTCTCGGATAACGGTATTTACATTGTTAACGGCCTTCAATACGCCTTTTCCTAAATAATATCCTTTGTCGCCATCACGCAATTCAACAGCTTCGTGCACTCCAGTTGAGGCTCCGGAAGGAACGGCTGCACGACCCATGATTCCTTGGTCCGTAATTACATCTACTTCTATTGTTGGATTACCACGTGAATCCAATATTTGACGAGCTTGTACGCTTGCTATAAAACCCATAATGATTGTTTATTTATATTGTTAAATTGAAAGAGTTGACATGCTGGAAATAACGCCCCAAAAGTAGAAATAAAACCAGATAGGAAAGTCGGTTTTTATAAACAATTCGTTAATATTTGTCAAAAAATCGTTTTTTGAAATCAGGAGTAAATTACCCAATGCTGTATCTTTTAGCGAACAACAGCATTATCAAGATGAATCCCCGGGAATATGAACAAAATTTTAGTTTTTGCTTTGACAGGCTTTTTGCTGTTGTGGAATACAACATTCTCGCAAGAGCAAACAAAGCGTGGAACGATTAAAGTGAAAAAAGTAGTCCCGAAAAAATATCTTATTTCGAAGGCGACTACCATAGAAGTAAAACCTCAACTGCGTGTTTTTCGTGTGCGTGCGTATAATTATAATTTTAAAGAGTATTTCCCTAAGGCGTATAACTCAAATCTGTTTCCGTTGATGTTTAATTATGGAGGGCTGGTGTTGACAAACGAGAAAATGGAGTCAACTGGCTACAGGATTATCAGTTATGAATATGAAATTTTTAAGTCGCAAGTGCAATGTTCAAAAGGCGATGTCAAAAGTTTTAATTTAAATCAGCCATTACGAGAATTGTCACACATGATGATTGGCTCGTCCATCTGGATAAAAAAGCTCGTTTATATCGATAGCGAAGGCGTTATTCATGAAAATGAAATTCCGGAATTTAAAATCGAAAAAGTAAAGTAGAATTATTTATTTTCAGAGGAAGGCTTTTGAGCACGCATGTATAGCTGGTCGCCTACTTTGGGCTCTTCACCCGGCTTCATGTTGTTTTTCTTATACAGTTTTTTTAATTTGATTCCATGCAACTGAGAAATGGATTTCATGGTTTCGCCTTTTTTTACTGTATGAAAAGGTTCTTTGGCTTTGTTGCGTTTCGGTTGAAGATATAATTTTTGTCCTGCAATAAGTTTTGCATCCGGTTCCAAATCATTGAATTTATAAAGTTGCCAAAGATCTTTATCAGTATCTACTGCAATTTTATAAAATGAATCTCCCGGTTTAACGATGATGTATTTAATAAATCGGAAACGCAAAATTTCCCTCGCTTCCATCGTTTCCGGATGATGTGGTTTGTCGGCCGCTACCGTAATGTTGGGTAATTCGTCTACTTTGTCATATTGGTAAAGTTTATAGGTTTCTATGATTTCCAATAAGCGTTGTGTGTATTTTGGGTCGGTTGCATAGCCGGCTTCTTTCAATCCTTTTGCCCAGCCTTTGTAATCGGTTCTTTTTAATTCGAACAAGGCGGCATAACGACTACGTGATTTTAAAAAGTTGGAATGGTCGTTATACGAATCTAATACGGATGGATATTTTCTAAAACATTCGTCTTTCGCATCATCATCTTTTGTAAACGTTGGTCCGTCCCATCCTTTATGACATTTAATTCCAAAATGATTGTTGGCATATACCGCCAAGTCACTGTTTCCATTGCCACTTTCCAACATTCCTTGAGCAAGTGTGATGCTGGCAGGAATGTTATTCATCAACATTTCTTTGATGGCTTCGTCCTTGAAATTTTCAATGTATTGAGCGGAAGTCATTTTATGTTCAGCGGGCTGTGCATAAATTGCCGTGGTAAGAAGTAGGAATAAAATGAATATGGATAGGCGTTTTAGCATTGATTCAAAAATACGAATTATTCTATTGAATTTTTCAGCAGGAGACCGAACTTTCTAACACCGGCTTGTTAATTCTCAAACCCTCTATTGCCTTGAAGCCCACCGGTATGTATTGCAATAATTTTACTCCCTCTTTTGAATTTTCCTTGTTTGATGTTTTCAAAAATTCCATACATCATTTTCCCTGTGTAGATATAGTCGAGTGGAATTGCGTTTTCTTTTTCAAATTGCTGAATAAAATGAAGCAGCTCGGGTTTTAATTTCGCATAGCCTCCGAAATGAAATTCTTCGTTTATTTCCCAATTGCTGGCTGGTGAATCAAACTCTTTCAGCCATTTAGTTACTTCATTTTTAATATAGTATTCTCCCTTCAAAACTTGAAAACCGATTGCTTGCTGATGTTCTTTTAACGAAAGTATAATTCCTGTTATTGTCGCTCCTGTTCCGCAGGGGCAGCAAACGATATCGAAATCAATCGGGATGTCTTTTGTGATTTCTTTGCACCCAATTATTCCAAGTGCATTGGAGCCGCCTTCCGGAATCGAATAATAATTTTGAACTCCAAACTGTTCTTGAACATAGGTGTTTAATGTTGCTTTGTTTTGATAGAGGCTTCGTGAAACAAAATGCAATTGCATTCCACATGCTTTCGCAAATGTGAGTGTAGGATTTAATACCTCCAACTCGTCTCCACGAATGATTCCGATGGTATTAAAGCCATATTCTTTACCCGCTGCAGCAGTAGCAGCGATGTGATTGGAGAATGCCCCTCCGAAAGTGAGCAGTGTTTTTTTACCTGTCTGTAAAGGAGACGGGTTTTGTTTTTTCGCTTCCTCTAAATTGTATTTAAGTTTATACAATTTGTTCCCGCTTATGTTTTTGTGGTTTAAGTCTGTTCGATAAACATACAGTTCAACTCCTTTACTTGTAATAATGTCGGATGTGATTTTTTGTAAAGGAAGTTGGTGGCGAATCATTTGAATGGATCGGAAAAACGAACATCGGTTAAGAATGTTTGATCGGTTAATGTTTTTAAAAATGCCACCAACGATGCTTTCTCATAAGGAGTTAAAAAGTATTGTTTCGGTGGGCCGCCTGTTGTTCCGTTAGTCGTAAGCCGATCGTCCAAGTTAGGATGGCGTTGTATACCACTGTTGTAATGTTCAACCACTTCTTCCAGTGTTGCAAATCTACCATCGTGCATATAGGGAGCCGACATTTCAATGTTGCGCAATGTTGGGACTTTGAATTGCCCCATATCGGCACTGTCACCTGTAATTAAACCTCTGCCATTATCCGCATAAATTGAATCTAAACCATTGTTCAAGGCTTGTGAATCAAAAAAATTGTAGGTCGTATGACAATGATTACAGTTTATTGTTCCGCTAAAATAAAGCGCTTTGCCATCCATTTCCATCGCACTATAATCTACAAACCCATTTTGCATGCCCATGTCAAATTTCGAACGGTAGCTGGTGAGTGAATGCACAAATTGGGAAAGTGCAATGCTTATTTTTTCGATGGTCACCTCTCTATTACCAAACGCTTTTTCAAATAAATCGGGATAATACGCAACGGCTTCTAACTTTGAGGGTAAATCAAGCAGGTTCATACCCATTTCGATATGGTTTTCAATGGGCATTAAGACTTGCTCTTCCAAATAGGTAGCTCGCTGATCCCAGAAAAAACGAAACGAATAACGCGTATTAACAATGGCCATTGAGTTTCTGTTGGTGATAGCTCCCTCAAACCCACTGCTGAACTGTGCTGGATCTGAAAAGGCTTTTGATTGCAAATGGCATGAGCCACAAGAAATGGTATTGTTGACAGATAGCTTTTTATCATAAAACAACACTCTTCCAAGAGTTGCACCATCATTCGTGATTGGGTTTTGGATGGAATTGATAAACGATAGTGGAGGCGAGTTAAAATAAGATGGGAAGGTATCGGTTCCATAAACGAAAGGCGCTTCCGGCAATACGGGTTTTAATTCCTTTTCTCCTAGGTCGAATGGGATAATCGGATCCTTGGAACATGCTATTAATAAGCATAAACCAATCGTTAGAAAGAATAAAATCCTAGACTTAGAACCCATACAACAAAGATATACGTTTTGCAATTCTATCAAAGTAATTTCAAGAAAAATTTGAATTTGAAAAATACTTTTGGCAATTCTGTTTAGCACACTATCTTTGTTGAATGGCAGAGAATTTTGGCTTTTCAAACAACAAACAATTGGATCCCGATGATTTTTATTATAGTGAACAAGGATATATTGTTTTTACTGAAAAGTATTTGTTAAAACGGGGTTATTGCTGTCAGAATGGTTGTAAACACTGTCCTTATGGTTTTAATAAAGATAAGGGGAGAATTGAGAAGAAAAAGTAATTTGGAAGTTTTCCAAGTTGGAAATGTAAAAAAATATTTATGAGTACAAATTTTAAGAAACAAATAGTACAAGGAATACCTTCTGAACTTCCAGAAGTTAAAGTTTACGATTCGGCAATCAATCATGCTCCGAAACGAAAAGATATTCTTAATAAAGAAGAAAAAAAATTAGCGCTCCGAAATGCACTTCGCTACTTTGATAAAAAACATCATCCTGTTTTAGCAAAAGAATTTGCTCAGGAGCTAAAAGAATGCGGACGTATCTATATGTATCGTTTTCGTCCGGATTATAAAATTCATGCACGCCACATCAACGATTATCCGCATCAGTCAAAACAAGCAGCCGCAATTATGTTGATGTTGCAGAATAATTTAGATTATGCGGTTGCACAACATCCACACGAATTAATCACCTACGGTGGTAATGGAGCGGTGTTTCAAAATTGGGGGCAATATCTGTTGACCATGAAATATTTGGCGGAGATGACAGATGAGCAAACATTGGTCATGTATTCTGGCCACCCTATGGGTTTGTTCCCTTCACACAAAGACGCGCCTCGGGTAGTCATTACAAACGGAATGATGATTCCGAATTATAGTAAACCGGATGACTGGGAAAAGTTTAATGCATTAGGTGTAACCCAATATGGTCAAATGACTGCGGGTTCATACATGTATATCGGGCCACAAGGGATTGTTCACGGAACCACCATTACCGTGATGAATGCAGCAAGAAAAATTTCTAAATCAGAAGAAGATAGAAAAGGGAAATTATTTGTTACATGCGGTTTAGGAGGAATGAGTGGTGCTCAACCCAAAGCAGGAAAAATTTCAGGATTGGTTTCTGTTGTTGCAGAAATAAATCCGAAAGCTGTAAAAACAAGACATACGCAAGGCTGGGTAGATGAAGTATATGAAGATTTAGCATTGTTAATTGCTCGTGTAAAAAAAGCACAAGCTTCAAAGGAAGCTGTTTCATTAGCGTATCAAGGAAATGTTGTTGATTTGTGGGAATACTTGGTGAAAGAAAATATCAAAGTGGATATTGGAACCGACCAAACTTCCTTGCACAATCCATGGGCAGGAGGATATTATCCCGCAGGATTTTCATTGGAACAGTCTAACGAAATGATGGCCAAAAATCCGGAGCAATTTAAAAAAGAAGTTCAGAAAACATTGATACGTCATGCGAATGCAGTGAATACATTAGCCAAAAACGGTATGTACTTTTTTGATTACGGAAATGCATTTTTATTGGAGGCATCTCGTGCAGGCGCAGCCATCGTGAATGCGGATGGAACATTTATTTATAAATCCTATGTGCAGGATATTCTCGGACCAATGTGTTTTGATTATGGCTTCGGGCCTTTCCGCTGGGTATGTACCTCCTGCGATCCCAAAGATTTAGCAACAACTGATAAACTTGCTTTGAGCGTATTGGAAGAAATGTATACAACTTCTCCAGCTGAAATCAAGCAGCAAATCAGTGATAATATTGTGTGGATTAAAGATGCGATGCAGAATAATTTAGTGGTAGGTTCGCAAGCACGCATTTTATATGCCGATTCGGAAGCTCGCGTAAAAATTGCGGAAGCATTTAACAAGGCGATTAAATCCGGTGAGCTTTCTGCACCTGTTGTTTTGGGCAGAGATCACCACGATGTTTCCGGAACAGATTCACCCTATCGCGAAACATCTAACATATATGATGGATCTAGTTTTACTGCGGATATGGCAGTTCAAAATTTTGTAGGTGACGGATTTAGAGGTGCAACTTGGATATCACTTCACAATGGTGGTGGTGTTGGTTGGGGTGAAGTAATTAATGGTGGATTTGGGATGGTGTTGGATGGAACAGCGGACAGCGACAGAAGGCTAAAATCCATGTTGTTTTGGGACGTAAACAATGGAATCGCCCGCAGAAGCTGGGCTAGAAACGAAGAAGCAGTATTTGCCATCAAACGTGAAATGGAACGCACTCCGGAACTAAAAGTGACTCTGCCAAATATGGTAGACGATGGTTTACTGGACAATTTGTTTTAAAATTCACACATTTTCTGTTTTTTTCGATTATTTGGAATGATTTTGGCATAACAGATTAAACCATCCCCGGTTTAATTAGTCAATAAATAAAATCATAAAATGAAAAGACTGACCTTTTTGCTTTTTTTGTCAACGATAGTTTACAATCAAAGCGGTTTCGCTCAAAAAACTGAAAAAATCGATTCTCTTGGCTTGCCGGGAGATAATTTAAACTTGGTTGCTGTATTGGACCTTTTCCAAAAATCGGAAACCTTTGAAGCATTTGAAAAAAGTTTAAACTCCGAAGATGCTAAAATCAACAATCTTGATTTGAACAATGATGATAAAATCGATTATATAAAAGTAATCGATCATCAAACCGGTGAATCACATGCTGTTGTTTTGCAAGTGCCGGTGAATGACAAGGAAACACAAGACGTTGCCGTTATCGAAATTGAAAAAGATAAAGACGGTAAAGTGATTGTGCAAATTGTTGGGAATGAAGAATTATATGGTAAAGACTATATTGTTGAGCCAACAGAAAACGACCCTACTGCAAAAACTGCAGATACAAACAAGTCGTCCGACTCAAACACAAAAGAGAACGGAACTACCGTCATTAACAATACAACGAATAATTACTATAACGACAACAACGGAGGAAATGGTAACAATACATACGTTGTTGTAAATCAATGGCCGATTGTGCATTATGTATATGGTCCTACGTATGTCGTATACGTTTCACCTTGGCATTGGTATTCATATCCAATCTGGTGGAGACCATGGACACCTTGGTATTGGCATAACTATTATTGGCATCATTACAATCACCACCATCATTATGGTTATTATCACCGCACCGGATTTTACAGGGCTCAGGGAGCACATGGTGTTTATGCTCCACACCGAACAGTTTCTGTAACCGTTCAAGCACATAGAAAGGCAAATGTGTATAATAAAACGTACGCTTCTAAAAGCAGAAAAGGCGATGGTAAAATAGATGGTAGCAAAGGAAAGTCAAATCCTGCTTATAATGGCAAAGGAAATAAAGATTCGAATGTAAATCGTAAAGACAATGTTGGAGGAGGGAAAGCAACACCGGGAACGTCTCAGCCCAAAGCAAATCCGAATCGCCCTTCTAACAAACCAAGTGGAACAAAAAGTGGTGGAAATACATCTCGTCCAAAATCAACACCGAAGGCATCTCGTCCTTCACAAAAGCCAAGCTCAGCTCCTAAATCTAGCAAAGGTGGCGGAAAAGGCGGAAGATAGTTTGTGATGATTAAAATGAAA
This Bacteroidota bacterium DNA region includes the following protein-coding sequences:
- a CDS encoding glucosaminidase domain-containing protein, translated to MLKRLSIFILFLLLTTAIYAQPAEHKMTSAQYIENFKDEAIKEMLMNNIPASITLAQGMLESGNGNSDLAVYANNHFGIKCHKGWDGPTFTKDDDAKDECFRKYPSVLDSYNDHSNFLKSRSRYAALFELKRTDYKGWAKGLKEAGYATDPKYTQRLLEIIETYKLYQYDKVDELPNITVAADKPHHPETMEAREILRFRFIKYIIVKPGDSFYKIAVDTDKDLWQLYKFNDLEPDAKLIAGQKLYLQPKRNKAKEPFHTVKKGETMKSISQLHGIKLKKLYKKNNMKPGEEPKVGDQLYMRAQKPSSENK
- the eno gene encoding phosphopyruvate hydratase, coding for MGFIASVQARQILDSRGNPTIEVDVITDQGIMGRAAVPSGASTGVHEAVELRDGDKGYYLGKGVLKAVNNVNTVIREELNGMYIFDQNAIDKKMIALDGTDNKGSLGANAILGVSLACAKAAAEEARQPLYRYIGGVNANLLPIPMMNIINGGSHADNSIDFQEFMIMPVGATSFTDAIRMGTEVFHHLKKVLKDKGYSTNVGDEGGFAPNLKSNEEAIECVLKAIENGGYKPGEDIYISMDAAASEFYIEKENVYHFKKSNGNKLTPAEMVDYWADWTKKYPILSIEDGLAEDDWKGWKLLSDKIGSKTQLVGDDLFVTNVKRLQKGIDEKIANSILVKVNQIGSLSETIDAVQLAQNNSYTSVMSHRSGETEDTTIADLAVALNCGQIKTGSASRTDRIAKYNQLLRIEEQLGEAARYLGKDFKYVKNR
- a CDS encoding 1-aminocyclopropane-1-carboxylate deaminase/D-cysteine desulfhydrase, with translation MIRHQLPLQKITSDIITSKGVELYVYRTDLNHKNISGNKLYKLKYNLEEAKKQNPSPLQTGKKTLLTFGGAFSNHIAATAAAGKEYGFNTIGIIRGDELEVLNPTLTFAKACGMQLHFVSRSLYQNKATLNTYVQEQFGVQNYYSIPEGGSNALGIIGCKEITKDIPIDFDIVCCPCGTGATITGIILSLKEHQQAIGFQVLKGEYYIKNEVTKWLKEFDSPASNWEINEEFHFGGYAKLKPELLHFIQQFEKENAIPLDYIYTGKMMYGIFENIKQGKFKRGSKIIAIHTGGLQGNRGFEN
- a CDS encoding cytochrome-c peroxidase, whose product is MGSKSRILFFLTIGLCLLIACSKDPIIPFDLGEKELKPVLPEAPFVYGTDTFPSYFNSPPLSFINSIQNPITNDGATLGRVLFYDKKLSVNNTISCGSCHLQSKAFSDPAQFSSGFEGAITNRNSMAIVNTRYSFRFFWDQRATYLEEQVLMPIENHIEMGMNLLDLPSKLEAVAYYPDLFEKAFGNREVTIEKISIALSQFVHSLTSYRSKFDMGMQNGFVDYSAMEMDGKALYFSGTINCNHCHTTYNFFDSQALNNGLDSIYADNGRGLITGDSADMGQFKVPTLRNIEMSAPYMHDGRFATLEEVVEHYNSGIQRHPNLDDRLTTNGTTGGPPKQYFLTPYEKASLVAFLKTLTDQTFLTDVRFSDPFK
- a CDS encoding urocanate hydratase, whose protein sequence is MSTNFKKQIVQGIPSELPEVKVYDSAINHAPKRKDILNKEEKKLALRNALRYFDKKHHPVLAKEFAQELKECGRIYMYRFRPDYKIHARHINDYPHQSKQAAAIMLMLQNNLDYAVAQHPHELITYGGNGAVFQNWGQYLLTMKYLAEMTDEQTLVMYSGHPMGLFPSHKDAPRVVITNGMMIPNYSKPDDWEKFNALGVTQYGQMTAGSYMYIGPQGIVHGTTITVMNAARKISKSEEDRKGKLFVTCGLGGMSGAQPKAGKISGLVSVVAEINPKAVKTRHTQGWVDEVYEDLALLIARVKKAQASKEAVSLAYQGNVVDLWEYLVKENIKVDIGTDQTSLHNPWAGGYYPAGFSLEQSNEMMAKNPEQFKKEVQKTLIRHANAVNTLAKNGMYFFDYGNAFLLEASRAGAAIVNADGTFIYKSYVQDILGPMCFDYGFGPFRWVCTSCDPKDLATTDKLALSVLEEMYTTSPAEIKQQISDNIVWIKDAMQNNLVVGSQARILYADSEARVKIAEAFNKAIKSGELSAPVVLGRDHHDVSGTDSPYRETSNIYDGSSFTADMAVQNFVGDGFRGATWISLHNGGGVGWGEVINGGFGMVLDGTADSDRRLKSMLFWDVNNGIARRSWARNEEAVFAIKREMERTPELKVTLPNMVDDGLLDNLF